A genomic region of Rhizobium sp. NXC24 contains the following coding sequences:
- a CDS encoding HutD family protein codes for MKLLRASDHKRMPWKNGGGETVEIAVSPDGAGLADFDWRVSMATVATDGPFSVFPGIDRTLSILDGEGMTLFIEARAPERLTQASEPLPFAADAPTSATLIDGTITDLNVMTRRARFTHSVRRVSVDGNSEVAFEGGTSLVLCHRGDVEIDDAVLAAGDCLLVSNDVAVRRSISGKAELFCIAIEAI; via the coding sequence ATGAAGCTGCTGCGCGCCAGTGACCACAAGCGCATGCCCTGGAAAAACGGCGGCGGGGAGACGGTGGAGATCGCCGTTTCGCCCGACGGCGCCGGGCTTGCAGACTTCGACTGGCGCGTCAGCATGGCGACCGTTGCCACGGATGGGCCGTTCTCGGTCTTTCCGGGCATCGATCGTACGCTATCCATTCTTGATGGCGAGGGTATGACCCTCTTTATCGAGGCGCGCGCGCCTGAACGCCTGACGCAGGCGAGCGAGCCGCTGCCCTTCGCGGCCGATGCGCCGACCTCGGCAACTTTGATTGACGGGACGATCACGGATCTCAATGTGATGACGCGGCGGGCGCGCTTTACGCATTCGGTGCGGCGTGTCTCGGTCGACGGAAATAGCGAAGTCGCTTTCGAGGGCGGGACCAGCCTTGTTCTTTGCCATCGCGGCGATGTCGAGATTGACGATGCTGTGCTTGCCGCGGGCGATTGCCTTCTTGTTTCGAATGACGTCGCCGTACGACGCTCGATCTCTGGCAAGGCGGAGCTGTTCTGCATCGCCATCGAGGCAATATAG
- the hutU gene encoding urocanate hydratase has translation MTNPRHNIREIRAPRGPELNAKSWMTEAPLRMLMNNLDPDVAENPNELVVYGGIGRAARTWDDFDRIAATLKTLNEDETLLVQSGKPVAVFRTHKDAPRVLIANSNLVPHWATWDHFNELDKKGLAMYGQMTAGSWIYIGTQGIVQGTYETFVEAGRQHYNGNLKGKWILTGGLGGMGGAQPLAAVMAGACCLAVESDETRIDFRLRTRYVDEKAKTLDEALALIDKWTKAGEAKSVGLLGNAAEIFPELVKRMKAGGPRPDIVTDQTSAHDPLNGYLPAGWTVAEHRAKRESDPKAVEAAARASMKVHVEAMVAFWDAGVPTLDYGNNIRQVAKDEGFENAFAFPGFVPAYIRPLFCRGIGPFRWAALSGDPEDIYKTDAKVKELLPDNKHLHNWLDMARERIAFQGLPARICWVGLGDRHRLGLAFNEMVRNGELKAPVVIGRDHLDSGSVASPNRETEAMKDGSDAVSDWPLLNALLNTASGATWVSLHHGGGVGMGFSQHSGMVICADGTDDAAKRLERVLWNDPATGVMRHADAGYDIALDWAKKQGLRLPAILGN, from the coding sequence ATGACCAACCCACGCCATAATATCCGCGAAATCCGCGCTCCTCGTGGCCCGGAGCTCAACGCCAAGAGCTGGATGACCGAAGCGCCGCTGCGCATGCTGATGAACAATCTCGATCCGGACGTTGCGGAAAACCCGAACGAGCTGGTTGTCTATGGCGGCATCGGCCGCGCCGCCCGCACCTGGGACGATTTCGATCGTATCGCCGCGACGCTGAAGACGCTGAACGAAGACGAGACGCTGCTGGTGCAGTCCGGCAAGCCGGTCGCCGTATTCCGCACCCACAAGGATGCGCCGCGCGTGCTGATCGCCAACTCCAACCTCGTGCCACACTGGGCGACCTGGGATCACTTCAACGAGCTGGATAAAAAGGGCCTTGCCATGTACGGCCAGATGACGGCCGGCTCGTGGATCTATATCGGCACGCAGGGCATCGTGCAGGGCACCTACGAGACCTTTGTCGAAGCCGGTCGCCAGCACTATAATGGCAACCTGAAGGGCAAGTGGATCCTGACCGGCGGTCTCGGCGGCATGGGCGGCGCACAGCCGCTGGCCGCCGTCATGGCTGGTGCCTGCTGCCTCGCCGTCGAATCCGACGAAACCCGCATCGATTTCCGCCTGCGCACCCGTTATGTCGACGAAAAGGCGAAGACGCTCGACGAAGCGTTGGCCCTGATCGACAAGTGGACGAAGGCTGGCGAAGCCAAGTCCGTCGGCCTGCTCGGCAATGCTGCCGAAATCTTCCCGGAACTGGTGAAGCGCATGAAGGCCGGCGGTCCGCGTCCGGATATCGTCACCGACCAGACTTCTGCCCACGACCCGCTGAACGGCTACCTGCCGGCCGGTTGGACGGTGGCCGAACACCGGGCCAAGCGCGAGAGCGATCCGAAAGCCGTCGAAGCTGCCGCCCGCGCTTCGATGAAGGTGCATGTCGAAGCCATGGTCGCCTTCTGGGATGCTGGCGTGCCGACGCTCGACTACGGCAACAACATTCGCCAGGTCGCCAAGGATGAAGGCTTCGAAAATGCCTTTGCTTTCCCGGGCTTCGTGCCGGCCTATATCCGTCCGCTCTTTTGCCGCGGCATCGGTCCCTTCCGCTGGGCTGCTCTCTCGGGCGATCCGGAAGATATCTACAAGACCGACGCCAAGGTGAAGGAGCTGCTGCCCGACAACAAGCACCTGCACAACTGGCTGGACATGGCGCGCGAGCGTATCGCCTTCCAAGGTCTGCCGGCACGCATTTGCTGGGTCGGTCTCGGCGATCGCCACCGTCTCGGCCTTGCCTTCAACGAAATGGTCAGGAATGGCGAGCTGAAGGCGCCCGTCGTCATCGGCCGCGACCATTTGGACTCTGGCTCGGTTGCTTCGCCGAACCGCGAAACGGAAGCCATGAAGGACGGCTCGGATGCCGTTTCCGACTGGCCGCTGCTCAACGCCCTGCTCAACACCGCATCCGGCGCTACCTGGGTATCGCTGCATCACGGCGGCGGCGTCGGCATGGGCTTTTCCCAGCACTCCGGCATGGTCATCTGCGCCGACGGCACCGATGATGCGGCCAAGCGCCTGGAGCGCGTTCTCTGGAACGACCCGGCAACCGGCGTCATGCGCCATGCCGATGCCGGCTACGACATCGCCCTCGATTGGGCCAAGAAGCAGGGCCTGCGCCTGCCGGCCATCCTGGGGAACTAA
- the hutH gene encoding histidine ammonia-lyase, whose product MTVTLHPGSVSLKQLAAIYWTGEPAKLDASFDAGILKAAARIAEIVAGNAPVYGINTGFGKLASIKIDSADVATLQRNLILSHCCGVGQPLPENVVRLILSLKLISLGRGASGVRLELVRLIEAMLEKGVVPVIPEKGSVGASGDLAPLAHMTAVMMGHGEAFYAGERLDGAAALKKAGLTPVVLAAKEGLALINGTQVSTALALAGLFRAHRAAQVALITGAMSTDAAMGSSAPFHPDIHTLRGHKGQIDTAAALRGLLTGSVIRQSHIEGDERVQDPYCIRCQPQVDGACLDLLRSAGRTLEIEANAVTDNPLVLSDNSVVSGGNFHAEPVAFAADQIAIAVCEIGAISQRRIALLVDPALSYGLPAFLAKKPGLNSGLMIAEVTSAALMSENKQMSHPASVDSTPTSANQEDHVSMACHGARRLLPMTDNLFGIVGIEALTAAQGVELRAPLTTSPELTLAIATIRAAAPTLDEDRYMANDLKAASDLVASGALNASVSAGILPSLEI is encoded by the coding sequence ATGACTGTCACTCTCCATCCCGGCTCCGTTTCGCTGAAACAATTGGCCGCGATCTATTGGACCGGCGAGCCTGCCAAGCTCGATGCCTCCTTCGATGCCGGCATTCTCAAAGCTGCAGCGCGTATCGCCGAGATTGTCGCCGGCAATGCGCCGGTCTACGGCATCAATACCGGCTTCGGTAAACTGGCTTCCATCAAGATCGACAGCGCCGACGTCGCCACCCTGCAGCGCAACCTCATTCTTTCGCATTGCTGCGGCGTCGGCCAGCCGCTGCCGGAGAACGTCGTTCGCCTTATCCTGTCGCTGAAGCTGATCTCGCTTGGCCGCGGCGCTTCCGGCGTGCGTCTGGAACTGGTGCGGTTGATCGAGGCGATGCTGGAAAAGGGCGTCGTGCCCGTCATCCCCGAGAAGGGTTCTGTCGGCGCTTCCGGCGATCTCGCCCCGCTCGCGCATATGACCGCCGTCATGATGGGTCATGGCGAGGCCTTTTATGCTGGCGAGCGGCTGGACGGCGCTGCTGCGCTGAAAAAGGCTGGACTGACGCCGGTCGTGCTTGCCGCCAAGGAAGGGCTGGCGCTGATCAACGGCACGCAGGTCTCGACCGCACTTGCTCTGGCCGGTCTCTTTCGCGCCCATCGCGCCGCGCAGGTAGCCCTCATCACCGGCGCGATGTCGACGGATGCCGCCATGGGCTCCTCGGCACCGTTCCATCCCGATATCCACACGTTGCGCGGCCATAAAGGCCAGATCGATACCGCCGCTGCCCTCCGCGGCCTGCTTACCGGTTCGGTGATTCGTCAAAGCCACATCGAAGGTGATGAGCGCGTACAGGACCCCTATTGCATCCGCTGCCAGCCGCAGGTCGACGGCGCCTGTCTGGATCTCCTGCGTTCGGCCGGTCGCACGCTTGAAATCGAGGCCAATGCGGTCACCGACAATCCGCTTGTGCTCTCGGACAATTCCGTGGTGTCCGGCGGCAACTTCCATGCCGAGCCGGTGGCTTTCGCCGCCGACCAGATCGCGATTGCCGTCTGCGAGATCGGCGCGATCTCGCAGCGCCGCATCGCGCTGCTGGTCGATCCGGCACTGAGCTATGGCTTGCCGGCTTTCCTCGCCAAGAAGCCCGGTCTGAACTCCGGACTGATGATTGCCGAGGTCACCTCCGCAGCGTTGATGTCGGAAAACAAGCAGATGTCGCACCCGGCTTCTGTCGATTCGACGCCGACCTCCGCCAATCAGGAGGACCACGTGTCGATGGCCTGCCATGGCGCCCGCCGGCTCCTGCCGATGACCGACAATCTCTTCGGCATCGTCGGCATCGAGGCGCTGACGGCCGCACAGGGCGTCGAGCTACGTGCGCCACTGACCACCAGTCCCGAACTGACCCTTGCCATTGCCACCATCCGTGCCGCAGCGCCTACGCTGGATGAAGACCGCTACATGGCAAACGACCTCAAGGCCGCCAGCGACCTGGTCGCTTCCGGCGCACTCAACGCATCCGTATCCGCCGGCATCCTGCCCTCTTTGGAGATATGA